ATAATCATTTAGCTGTTTTTTGCTGATTTGATAAATCCCTGTATTAGAACTTAGCCAAAGGTTGTTTTTATTGTCTTCTAAAATATGAAAAATTTCTTCAAATGTAGTATCAGGAAATTTATAAATAAAGAATTTATCATTCTTAAAACGGACTAAACCCCTGTCTGTGCCAATCCAAAGCGTTTCGTCACTATCATAATAAAAAGAAAAAATAACATTGTCTGGCAAACCATCTTTTTTAGTATAATTAGTAAATTTACCATCCTTAAAATAGATTATTCCTTGATCATAAGTCCCTAACCATAAATTACCTTTTTTATCTTCAACTATTGCTCGAACATCGTTGCTTGACATCCCATCAGACTTTGTATAAAGCGTAAATTTTCCATCTTTATATAAATTTAGTCCCTCTTCTGTACCTATCCATAAATTACCTAAGCTATCTTCATAGATAACACGAACATAATTACTACCTAATCTTTCTTCTCTAGTGTAATTAGTAAATTTACCATTACTAAATTTAGTTAAACCTCCAATGCTGCCTAGCCAAATATCCCCTTGACGATCCTGGCAAATAGTGCGAATAGAATTATCTGCTAGCCCATCTTTGGTAGTGTAGGAAGTAAATTTTCCTTGATTAAATTGGCTAAATCCGCCATCTGTCCCTATCCAAATAACGCCATTACGGTCTTCATAAACACTTCTAACATAATCTGACGCAAGCCCTTCTTTAAGTGTATAAGCAATTAGTTTTGATTCGCTAAAACGGTTAATTCCTCCATTTGTCCCTACCCATAAAGAGCCTTCTGTATCTTGATACATTGACCTAACTCTAGTGTTAGACAAACCATCTACGCTAGTATAGTTACTAAATTTATTATTTGCTAAACGACTTAACCCGCCCGGTGTTCCTATCCATAAAAATCCTAGAGGATCTAGCCTAAGAGTAAGAATAAAGTCATGTGCTAAACCGTTTTTAGTTGTATAAACGCTAAATTTTTCATTTTGTAAGTAATTTAGCCCTATGTCAGTTCCTACCCACATATTGCCAAGGCTATCTTCACAAAGCGACCTAACATAATTATTAGATAAGCCTTCTTTTGTTGTGTAAAATGTTAACTTACCATCTTTAAGGCGATTTAAGCCTTTGCTTGTCCCTATCCACACATTTTTATTTCTATCTTCGCAAATAGCAAAAATTGTGTTTGATGTTAAACCTTCTGTAGTTGTATAGGCTTTAACTTGATTATCTTTTACTTGAAACAAGCCGTTATTTGTCCCTACCCATAAGCTATTATCTCTGCCTAAAGCAAGTGTATTAATTAATATTTCTGATAGCTGTTTATCAGCAGTGAACCGCTTAAAATCCCCATCTTTTGCATAAAAAAGCCCTTGGTTAGTGCCAATCCAAAAAACACCTGTTTTATCTTCACAAAGAGCATGAACATTATTAGTTTCTAAGTCTTTATCTACGCTATAGTCAAAAACTGTAAAACGAACTCCATCAAAACGAATTAGCCCTTTATAAGTAGCAAACCACATATAACCGTCTTTAGTTTGCGCAATAGCTAAAATAGTGCTTTGAGGCAATTCATCTTGCCAAATTTGTTGAACATATTGAGAAATAGCTTTATTAGGATCTAATGCAAAGCTATTACTTATAAATACTAAACTCATCCATCCTATTATAAACAAAGCAGTTCTAGCTAAATTAAAGCATATTTTGTTCATAAAAATTAAATTGGTAAAAAATAGTTTGATGTAGTTAGGGATAGCTAAATATAGCTATTAGCTAGGGTAAGCACAATCATCTTTTTAACATTTAATCTAGCAGGAAAAAGAAGTTTTATAAACCTGGCTATTTTTTCCAAAAACAGCTTGACTCACTTTAGATAGCTGCATATACTGCCAGTTCCTTTAGCAATAAGGGAATTGACGCGGGGTGGAGCAGTCTGGTAGCTCGTTGGGCTTGAACTCGCAATATTGAAAATAAAACTACATTATTCCGCTTTAATAATAATGTAAAGTTACACAATTTATTTTATGTAACTAAATATTGCAATGGGCGGCATATAGGGAAACTTATATGTGATTACCTGTCAAAGTCGGGGAAACCTCTAGCGGTGGCAATCCCGAACCAAGCTCTAAAATATCAATTTTAGAGAAGGCGTAGAGACTGGGAGATAGGCACCTAAAGATGTAAATCAAAGGTGAAGGGACAGTCCAGACTACAAACAAATAGTGTAAAAGCTATTTTGGCAGTGGAAACTGTAGTAGTAAGCATAACCCAAAGGTCGAAGGTTCGAATCCTTCCCCCGCAATTAAATAAAAAAGGCTGCTTGAAAATAGCAGTCTTTTTTGCTTTTAAATAAAATTTTTGACATTTTGTTAGCTTTTCCTACTTTCCGCTTGCATTGACGTTGTTAAGTTTCTCGTGCCATACTTTTTAACGCTACTTTTCAAACAAAACTTTATAGGAAAACTTTAGTTTATGCTTACAGCAACTTCTATAACCAAAACTTTAGAAACTACAGGAAGAATTACCCCAGAATTAGCATTAGAAATGATTACAGAAATGCCTTCTGAAGAGCTTTTTACTTTAGCAAATGAAGTTCGTAAACGCTTGCATCCAGATAACTTAATTTCTTATGTGGTGGATAGAAATATAAACTATAGTAATGTCTGCACTTCGGTTTGTACATTTTGCGCTTTTTACCGCAAACCCGGTTCGGCAGAAGGTTATGTGCTTAGTCATGAAGAAATTTTCCATAAAGTAGAAGAAATGATTGAAATCGGCGGTAGCGGTGTTTTAATGCAAGGCGGACTACATCCAGATTTACCCTTTGAATACTATGAAACAATGCTACAAGAGCTAAAAAGCCGCTATGGAATTTACTTACATTGTTTTTCCCCTCCAGAAATTGATAACTTTGCAAAAATTTATAAAATGTCTGTTGAACAAGTCTTAATTCGCCTTAAAAATGCTGGATTAAATTCTATTCCTGGTGGAGGTGGAGAAATATTAGTTGACGAAATCCGCCGCCGCCGTCGTACCGAGTGCAACGCCCAAGAATGGCTTTATGTAATGGAAGTAGCACATAATTTAGGCATCCCAACAACCGCAACAATGACTTTTGGAATGGGAGAAACTATTGAACATAGAATTGAACATTTAGAAAAACTTTACCAACTACAGGAAAAAACAGGCGGTTTTATTGCTTTTATTCCTTGGACATTGCAACCTGACAACACGCCACTTTGGAAAAAATACCCTGAACGTGTATCAGGTAAAGAATACTTACGCTGGTTTACACTAGCAAGAATTTATCTACAAAATATTAAAAATCATCAAGTTTCCTGGCTTACCCAAGGCTTAGATGTTGGCCGGCAAGCACTCCACTACGGAGCAAATGATATTGGAAGCACAATGATAGAGGAAAATGTAATTTCTAAAGCTGGTGCTAACCATAAGGCTACAGAAGAAATGTTAAGGGAAGTTATTATTTCTGAAGGCTTTACACCAGCAAAAAGAAATGCTGGCTATCATCGCCTGGCTATAGGCTAATATCCCAACAAATAGAAACTAAACAACTTTGGGAGCAAAATAATTGAAATCTTTAGCAAAAATTCCTCAAGGTGTCCGCTATTTTTTTGCGAAGAAGTAAAAAAACGTCGTGCCATTGAACAACAAGTTTTGTCAGTCTTTGCAGCCTGGTCTTATGAAGAAATAATTTTACCAACTTTTGATTATCACAACCTTTTTGCCCTAGGAATGGGTCAAGAAGCAGCTAAACAGACTTATCGATTTTTAGATAGCGATGGAGAACTCCTAGCACTACGTCCAGACCTTACTTCCCTAGTTGCACGAACTATAGCAACTCATTTTACTGAAAGCCCCCGCCCCATTAGGCTTTGCTATAACGGCGAAGTTTTTCGTTACAGAGAAGCCCACAAACAAAAACCTCATGACTATCATCAACTAGGGCTTGAACATATTGGAAATGACCGACTAGAAGCAGATTTAGAGGTCTTATTAATTTCAATAGAGGCTCTTAGCAAACTAGGAATGTCAGATTTTCTTATTGTTTTAAGCCACGTTAATTTTTTTAATGGTATAGCAGAATACTTAAATCTAAATATTGATGAAATTGCTAATTTTCATTCTCTGGTGGATAAAAAAAATAGTTCTCTATTAAGCAAATTTTTAAGCTCTAAACTTAATCAAGAAGAAAACAATCGGCTATCAAATCTGTTTAGAATGATGGGAAAAGCTGATATTTTGGAGCAAGCTTTTAGCTTTTCTTCATATAATGAAAAGATTGTTAATGCTTTAATGGATCTAACTGGTATTTTAGAAATTGCTGAAAACCTAGATATTGCTAACTACTTAACAATTGATTTAGGAGATGTTCAAGGGCTAAATTACTACACAGGTATGACATTTAAGATTTATAGCTCTGGCGTTGGGTCAACTATTGGCAGTGGTGGACGCTATGATAGCTTGCTCAAAAATTTTGGGGTTGAAGATTCTGCTGTAGGCTTTCAACTCTCTTTAGATCTTCTAGCCAATACTCTTAAAAATATTACTTTATCCGACGCAAATAAACAGCTTTTATCTGCTTCCCAAGATTTAGTAAAAATGTTTCAACAAGCCAAAAAACTTAGACAAGAAAATAAACAAATAGAAATTACTGATAGAGTAATAAAGCCCTAGGAAATTTTACATTTTAACTGTCTGTGGGAATTGAATTTGTGCTATTTTCTCAGCCATATCATGGCCTGGGTAAAATGCCAGTTCTGCCGCAGCAATCCGACTTACCCTAATCAATATATTTTTGGCATTACCTTGACAAAGACCATCTACATAAGCAATTATGGGCCGTTTATTAATATTTAGATTACGAATTTCTACTTGAGAGTCATAAGAAAGCAAAGCCGATTTCCAGTTAGGAGGATCCATTACATTTGATCCTACTAATATTAAAGCTGGAGTATCTGCTAGTAGTGGCATAGCTCCCATAGCACGAGCATAAGCAGTTGAACCAGCAGCAGTAGCAACTAAAGCACCATCAGCAACCAATTTAGATAATTTTATTTCCCCATTAAGCTTGATTTCCAACCATGCAGTTTGACTTGAAGAACGTTCTACCCAAGTATCATTAAATGCTAAGGCTGTTTGCTTAATGCCTTCTTCGGTTTCTGTCTCAACATATAGCAAGGGTAGTTGTCTAAGTAATAAATCTGTTGTAGGAACACTTGCAGGTAAGATTTCTTGTGGATCATTTAGCAAAAACCCTAGATGCCCCGCATTAACACCTAAAAACGGCAATCTTAACTGCCAATGTTGCCTAATAGCATGAAGCATTGTCCCATCCCCGCCAATAACTAAAATACAGTTAGGATTAGTTGCATCTTCAAAGCTTTGAAACCCTTTTGCTAGTTCTACTGCTTTTTGGTTTCTTTCATCCAAAACAATCATTAATTTAGGTTCTGCTAAACTAAATTTAGTTACCCGATTAGGTATTCTTCCTCGATAGAGTCCATAGCGTTTAATATACTGAGCAACTTCTAAAGTAACTAATGAGTTAATAGATTTATGCCGGAAAATTTCCTCTCTAATTTTTGCGCTAGAGCCAGTAAAACTTAGTGGAATTAACTTATGTTTTGGCGGAAGGTCTTCTTTTTTACAAGCAAATCCTTCACGGCCAATAACAGCAAACTTTAACTGTTGCCAAACTTCTGCACCTTTTTCCCAAAATAGTTGTATGGCTGATTTATTTTGGCTTCCTCCATCAATCCATTCTGTACCAATTACATGCCAAAGTTCTCCCTTTTGGGAAAATTTCTCCTCTAAATTATGTGTTCGAGTAAAGGTAGCATTTTCTAAATCAAAAAGTTCTATTTCAACATTCTTTAAGCTGCGAAAGGTCAAATCTACCATTGTAGCACGGTGAATTGTTTCAACATCATTAGTAGAAACTTTGTCTGGTCTTGGGCCACAGGGAACAATTATCACTTTATCAAATTGCTCACTTAGTGCTTTAGCTATTTCATAATGATGTAGTCCAGGAGGGTCAAAGCTTCCACCAAAAATTGCAATTTTCTTTGTCATAATTTTTTAATTTTCCAAAAAGTTTAGAAAAAATTTGGCCCAAATAATACCTTGCTTTATCAAAACTTATCTATAGCTCTAAGTCAACTAAAATTACTAGGTATAATTATTTATATTAACTTTAGCACTTTTGTATTTAATGCCTCGACAGTAGGAGACATAAAAATCTATAATCTCTTAAAGAAAGACTTTTTTGTTTGCTATATTATGTCGTGTTGGTAAAAAGCAATGTCAAGTAGTCAACTAATCATAAAAAAGAAAAATCCGCCAACACGCTGTGAAATTTGTCACTTAGCTGACCAATTTGATCCATTAACAGAAACTTGTCAGCGTTGTTACAACCTAGCTTTACCTATAATTAATAACCATGACAACCTCTTACAACAACAAGTAGAGCCTGCTGCTAGCCAAGGCTTTGAGAAAACTTTAGCTAATTTATTAGCCTATAGTTTTTTATTGATGATAGGTTCTTTGTCCTTAACAATATTATTTGGTATATTTCAAATGCTACCTATTGCACTGATTTTTGGTGCAATATCTTTACTAGCTGGTATTGGATTTGTTATTTTCCTATTCATTTTTACTATTTATATGGTTGGAACAATACTTGCTTCTCTAGTACAAAGTATTTATCATAGTTTTCGTGCTAGATCTTAATAATTTAATATATATCTTTAATTAATCGTATTAATCATAAAAATAAATAACGTAGTGTAATTAGCATAGTAGTAATGCAAGATTTACACCTAGGAGCGTTGAGATGAAGAGCGGATCCATAATTACTTCAGTGTGTGCCATTAGCGATCCTGGTATAGTTCGGAAAAATAATGAGGATAGTTTTTTATTAACAGACTTAAAAAAAGGTAAAAGTTTAGCTGATACTTGCCAAATAGAAAAACCTTTACTTGATAATTATTTATTATTAGTAGTTTCTGATGGTGTAGGCGGTTCACAATTAGGAGAACTTGCTAGTGAATTATCTGTTTTATCAATAAAAGATGCTTTGATGTCAATGAATAATAGTATTAACCCTACAGATAGGTTAACTGCTGCTGTAGAACAAGCTAACCATACTGTTTGGTCAGAAAACGTTAAAGACCCTAAACAACAATGGATGAAAGCTACTCTTACCGTTGCAATGGTAGAAAAAGATAAAGCATATA
This region of Blastocatellia bacterium genomic DNA includes:
- the mqnC gene encoding dehypoxanthine futalosine cyclase, with the translated sequence MLTATSITKTLETTGRITPELALEMITEMPSEELFTLANEVRKRLHPDNLISYVVDRNINYSNVCTSVCTFCAFYRKPGSAEGYVLSHEEIFHKVEEMIEIGGSGVLMQGGLHPDLPFEYYETMLQELKSRYGIYLHCFSPPEIDNFAKIYKMSVEQVLIRLKNAGLNSIPGGGGEILVDEIRRRRRTECNAQEWLYVMEVAHNLGIPTTATMTFGMGETIEHRIEHLEKLYQLQEKTGGFIAFIPWTLQPDNTPLWKKYPERVSGKEYLRWFTLARIYLQNIKNHQVSWLTQGLDVGRQALHYGANDIGSTMIEENVISKAGANHKATEEMLREVIISEGFTPAKRNAGYHRLAIG
- the hisZ gene encoding ATP phosphoribosyltransferase regulatory subunit, which translates into the protein MIEIFSKNSSRCPLFFCEEVKKRRAIEQQVLSVFAAWSYEEIILPTFDYHNLFALGMGQEAAKQTYRFLDSDGELLALRPDLTSLVARTIATHFTESPRPIRLCYNGEVFRYREAHKQKPHDYHQLGLEHIGNDRLEADLEVLLISIEALSKLGMSDFLIVLSHVNFFNGIAEYLNLNIDEIANFHSLVDKKNSSLLSKFLSSKLNQEENNRLSNLFRMMGKADILEQAFSFSSYNEKIVNALMDLTGILEIAENLDIANYLTIDLGDVQGLNYYTGMTFKIYSSGVGSTIGSGGRYDSLLKNFGVEDSAVGFQLSLDLLANTLKNITLSDANKQLLSASQDLVKMFQQAKKLRQENKQIEITDRVIKP
- a CDS encoding NAD(+)/NADH kinase, translating into MTKKIAIFGGSFDPPGLHHYEIAKALSEQFDKVIIVPCGPRPDKVSTNDVETIHRATMVDLTFRSLKNVEIELFDLENATFTRTHNLEEKFSQKGELWHVIGTEWIDGGSQNKSAIQLFWEKGAEVWQQLKFAVIGREGFACKKEDLPPKHKLIPLSFTGSSAKIREEIFRHKSINSLVTLEVAQYIKRYGLYRGRIPNRVTKFSLAEPKLMIVLDERNQKAVELAKGFQSFEDATNPNCILVIGGDGTMLHAIRQHWQLRLPFLGVNAGHLGFLLNDPQEILPASVPTTDLLLRQLPLLYVETETEEGIKQTALAFNDTWVERSSSQTAWLEIKLNGEIKLSKLVADGALVATAAGSTAYARAMGAMPLLADTPALILVGSNVMDPPNWKSALLSYDSQVEIRNLNINKRPIIAYVDGLCQGNAKNILIRVSRIAAAELAFYPGHDMAEKIAQIQFPQTVKM